The following proteins come from a genomic window of Astatotilapia calliptera chromosome 11, fAstCal1.2, whole genome shotgun sequence:
- the LOC113032854 gene encoding uncharacterized protein LOC113032854: MAVWDKNRLWGLLFLLAVTVFESQLCVCSSLGAVGQTVIYPLTSTCAVRGSTATLPCTFTPLKTFSDGGREVPPELIRVVWYQSQQHQLCQLNKPFVYDSDSKNHKQRFEYLGDKKTNCTLQIRDVQQRDHATFCFRMEVDHTKVHFNISRGVTVRVVDSTKMRIISSSDDKKLSRGETVTLLCASVCTFHQLEVTWFKDGHALSETGPSLELDFLTAEDSGNYTCALKANMETLSEPYSLQVTGETGAVGQTVNYPFTSTCAVTGSTATLPCTFTPPKSVDQRGREVPLKIVRVLWYQSHCYQLYQLTKPSVYDSDSTNNKPRYQYLGDMKTNCTLQIRDVQQRDNASFSFRMGVNHRGGHFTNGTGVTVRVTDGIQMRIISSSDDNKFRKKENVTLLCASVCTFHHLEVTWFKDGCILSETGSSLQLSSLTVEDSGNYTCALKTNMKTLSEPHSLQVEAGVKLDKVDNLTVARLLLFSAHTVLILFLASVILKGRVVCRSGEGQQQTAERLVAVQPPDVPEEPRTNEEERGQAV; the protein is encoded by the exons ATGGCAGTTTGGGACAAAAACAGGCTGTGGGGGCTCCTGTTCCTGCTGGCAG TCACTGTGTTTGAATCTCAGCTCTGTGTTTGCTCGTCTTTAGGTGCTGTGGGTCAAACTGTGATCTATCCTCTCACGTCTACCTGTGCTGTCAGAGGATCCACTGCCACCCTCCCCTGCACCTTCACACCTCTGAAGACTTTCAGTGATGGTGGGAGAGAAGTTCCACCAGAGCTCATCAGAGTCGTCTGGTATCAGAGCCAGCAGCATCAGCTCTGTCAGCTCAACAAACCATTTGTGTACGACAGTGATTCAAAAAATCACAAACAACGCTTTGAATATCTGGGAGACAAGAAGACAAACTGCACTTTACAGATCAGAGACGTGCAGCAGAGAGATCACGCAACCTTTTGCTTCAGGATGGAAGTCGATCAcacaaaagtacattttaataTCAGCAGAGGAGTGACTGTCAGAGTTGTTG ATTCGACTAAAATGAGAATAATCAGCTCCAGTGACGATAAAAAGTTGAGCAGAGGTGAAACCGTCACACTGCTCTGTGCTTCAGTCTGCACTTTCCACCAGCTGGAGGTCACCTGGTTCAAAGATGGCCACGCCCTCTCAGAGACCGGCCCCTCTCTTGAGCTCGACTTCCTGACGGCGGAGGATTCTGGGAACTACACCTGTGCTCTGAAGGCCAACATGGAGACTCTCTCTGAGCCGTACAGCCTGCAGGTGACGGGAGAGACAG GTGCTGTGGGTCAAACTGTGAACTATCCTTTCACGTCTACCTGTGCTGTCACAGGATCCACTGCCACCCTCCCCTGCACCTTCACACCACCTAAGTCTGTCGatcagagaggaagagaagtcCCACTAAAGATCGTCAGAGTCCTCTGGTATCAGAGCCACTGCTATCAGCTCTATCAGCTCACCAAACCATCTGTGTACGACAGTGattcaacaaacaacaaacctcGTTATCAATATCTGGGAGACATGAAGACAAACTGCACTTTACAGATCAGAGATGTTCAGCAGAGAGACAACGCAAGCTTTTCCTTCAGGATGGGAGTTAATCATCGTGGGGGACATTTTACTAACGGCACAGGAGTGACTGTCAGAGTTACTG ATGGGATTCAGATGAGAATAATCAGCTCCAGTGATGATAACaagttcagaaaaaaagaaaacgtcaCACTGCTCTGTGCTTCAGTCTGCACTTTTCATCACCTGGAGGTCACCTGGTTCAAAGATGGCTGCATCCTGTCAGAAACAGGCTCCTCCCTCCAGCTGAGCTCTCTGACGGtggaggattctgggaactACACCTGTGCTCTGAAGACCAACATGAAGACTCTCTCTGAGCCGCACAGCCTGCAGGTGGAGGCAG GAGTCAAACTGGACAAAGTGGACAACCTGACAGTTGCCCGTCTGCTTCTGTTCAGCGCTCACACAGTGCTCATCCTCTTTCTGGCATCAGTAATACTCAAAG GACGTGTTGTGTGCAGGTCAGGAGAGGGTCAGCAGCAGACAGCTGAGAGACTTGTGGCAGTTCAG CCTCCAGACGTCCCTGAGGAGCCGAGGACCAACGAAGAAGAACGAGGCCAGGCTGTGTGA